TTGAATTTGGAGGCAGTGAATTACAGAAAATGCTTGAGGGTAAAATCTTTGGACGGGCTCCAGAACTTGATTTGGCCATTGAACAAAAACGTCAGCAGCAAATTCTAACTGCAATCCAAAAAGGACTTGTTGCATCAGCCCATGACCTTTCGGAAGGCGGTTTGGCAGTGGCTTTAGCTGAATCTTTATTCGGGGCTAGCAAACTTGGGGCAAAAGTGAATATATCCGGCGAACCGGTATCCGAATTATTCAGTGAAACGCAATCACGATTCTTACTGTCCATCAATCCTGAAAACAAAGCCGCATTTGAAGCACTTGTTGAAGATGCGATATGCATAGGTTCAGTAACTGCTGATAATAAATTAGTTGTGGAGACAAGCAGTGATAGCAAAGTATTGGAAGCGGACGTTGAAGATTTACAAACAGCTTGGAAGGGAGCCATACCATGCTTGCTGAAATAAGAAGCCTAAACGAAGAGTGTGGTGTTGTTGGAGTCTGGGGACATCCGGATGCTGCACAGCTTGCTTACTACGGTTTGCATAGCTTGCAACATCGTGGTCAAGAGGGAGCAGGCATCGTCGTGACGGATGGTGAGCAGATGTCCATCTCTAAGGGCGAAGGACTTGTCACAGAGATATTCACTGCCGAAAAAATGCAGGCACTTTCCGGTACCGGAAAAGCGGCAATCGGCCATGTCCGTTATACAACGGCAGGCGGCGGCGGGTATCAAAATGTTCAGCCTTTCTTGTTCAATTCGCATACAGGAGGGCTGGCTCTTGCCCATAATGGGAATATCGTCAATGCCCATCAGTTAAAAGCACAGCTTGAAGGACAGGGAAGCATTTTTCAAACGACATCTGACACGGAAGTTCTGGCACATCTGATTAAACGCTCCGGCTACTCGGATGTAAGAGATTCCGTGAAGAACAGTTTAAGCATGCTGAAGGGAGCCTATGCCTTTGTCATCATGACCGAAAACCAAATGATCATGGCAAGAGATCCGCATGGCTTCCGTCCACTTTCCTTAGGGAAAATAGGCGATGCATATTTCGCTGCATCAGAAACATGTGCACTTGATATTGTAGGTGCAGAATTCATCCGCGATATTGAGCCGGGTGAACTCGTTGTCATTAATGATGAGGGAATCACATCCGAGTACTTTTCGCTTTCCAGTCAACAGGCAATGTGCACGATGGAGTACGTGTATTTCTCCCGTCCGGATAGCAACATTGATGGTATCAATGTCCATACGGCACGAAAAAACCTTGGCAAGCAAATGGCACTGGAAACCAAAATTGAAGCAGATGTAGTTACAGGTGTACCTGATTCCAGCATTTCGGCAGCGATTGGCTATGCTGAAGCTGCAGGCATTCCCTATGAAATGGGTTTAATAAAAAATCGGTATGTTGGACGGACGTTCATTCAGCCATCACAAAGTCTGCGTGAACAAGGCGTGAAGATGAAACTATCACCTGTAAGAGGGGTAGTGGAAGGTAAGCGGGTCATAATGGTTGATGATTCAATCGTCCGAGGGACAACGAGCAGAAGGATTGTCCGCATGTTAAAAGATGCCGGAGCTAAAGAAGTTCATGTAGTAATCAGCTCACCACCGATCAAGAATCCATGTTTTTATGGCATAGACACGTCTAAAAAGGAAGAACTGATTGCGAACTCTAAATCGGTGGAGGAAATAAGGGAAATCATCGGTGCTGATTCCTTAACTTTTTTAAGTGTCGAAGGTATGGTCGAAGCAATTGGACGACCGTTTCCTGGAGAAACGCGCGGTTCATGCCTAGCTTGTTTCACCGGAAATTATCCGACTGAAATTTTTGAATACGAACGAGAAAAAACAAAATGTTAATCAAGTCGGCAATGATGATTGATTTTCGGAGGAGGATTTCAAATGGCTAATGCATATAAACAGGCTGGTGTGGATATTGAGGCTGGTTATGAAGCGGTAAATCGAATGAAAAAACATGTAAAGCGCACATTTCGTCCAGAAGTAATGAATGGTCTGGGCGGTTTCGGCGGCATGTTTGATTTATCTTCCTTGAACCTTAAAGAACCTGTGCTCATTTCAGGTACGGATGGAGTGGGTACAAAACTTTTGTTGGCTTTCATGATGGATAAACACGATACAATTGGAGTGGATTGTGTAGCTATGTGCGTCAATGATGTTGTCGTTCAAGGTGCTGCACCTTTATACTTTTTAGATTATATTGCCTGCGGTAAAGCAGATCCTGAACGAATTGAAATGATCGTCAAAGGAATTGCAGATGGCTGTGAGCAGGCGGGCTGTGCTTTAATCGGCGGAGAAACGGCTGAAATGCCTGGCATGTACGAGACGGAAGAATACGATGTTGCAGGTTTTACTGTAGGTGCCGTTGAAAAATCACGTCTAATTACTGGTGAAGCAATCTCGGCGGGTGACGTTGTTATTGGACTCGCTTCAAGCGGCATCCACAGTAATGGGTATTCCCTTGTTCGTAAAATCCTTCTTGAAGACTCAGGTATGGGGCTTCATGACTTCGTACCGGAACTGGATTGCAAGTTGGGAGAGGAATTATTAAAACCGACAAAAATCTATGTGAAGTCCGTTTTATCGACGTTGGAAAAATTTGAGGTTAATGGTCTTGCCCATATCACTGGTGGGGGATTCATCGAGAATATTCCGCGTATTCTTCCTGAAGGATGCGGTGTTGAAATCGAGCTCGGAAGCTGGGAAATTCCAACTATATTCTCATTCCTTGAAGAAAAAGGGAACCTTGTAAAAGAGGAAATGTTCAATATCTTCAATATGGGAATCGGAATGACGGCCGTCGTGAAAAAAGAAGTGGCATCCGATGTGCTAGCCCACCTACGTTCTTGCGGTGAAGAAGCCTCAGTTATTGGAACGGTTGTGGATGGAAATGGAGTGTCGTTCAAATAATGAAACGCCTTGCTGTCTTTGCATCAGGTAACGGTAGTAATTTTCAATCAATTGCTGAAGCAATAAAAAGTGGAAAGTTAGAGGCGGAAATCTGTCTTGTCGTTTGCGATCGTGAAGACGCATATGTGCTTGAGAGAGCTAAGCTTGAGAAGATTGATTCTTTCTCCTTTTCAGCGAAGAATTACTCGAACAAGACTGAGTATGAATCGGAAATCTTCGAAAAACTTCGCCAGTATGAGATAGAATTTATCATTCTGGCTGGTTATATGCGTTTGATCGGTCCGACATTATTACAAAAGTATTCACAGAGGATTGTGAACATCCACCCTTCACTTCTGCCTAGTTTTCCAGGCAAGGATGCAATTGGCCAGGCTTTTGACGCCGGAGTGAAGGAAACGGGGGTAACGGTTCATTATGTCGATGATGGAATGGACACAGGACCGGTCATTGCTCAAAAGGCAGTGCCAATTCTTGAGGGGGATACGAAAGACATCCTTCAAAAAAGGATTCAGGAAATGGAGCATGACTTGTATCCGTCAGTTTTGCAGGATATATGCCACAAGAAACTTACTTAATGGAGGGACCAGCATAACATGAAGAAACGTGCATTAATTAGTGTATCGGATAAAACAGGTATCGTAGAATTTGCTCAAGGTTTAATTGAAGCAGGTTTTGAAATCATTTCTACAGGCGGTACTAAAAAAACGCTGCAGGATAATGGTATTGAGGTAATTGGAATCAGTGACGTCACCGGCTTCCCGGAAATATTGGATGGACGTGTTAAGACACTTCACCCGAATGTCCATGGAGCAGTGTTGGCAAAACATGATGACAAAAGTCACGCAGCACAGCTTGCAGAGCATAATATTGAACCCATTCAACTTGTCTGTGTGAACCTATATCCATTCCAAGCGACTATTTCCAAACCGGAAGTCACTGTGGAAGATGCTATTGAAAACATCGATATCGGTGGACCGACAATGCTTCGTTCTTCTGCTAAAAACCACGAATATGTGACTGTTATCGTTGATTCCAATGACTATCCTACCGTATTGGCTGAGCTGAAACAAAACGGCGGGGTATCAAAAACCACGAATCGCCGCCTGGCTGCAAAAGTTTTCCGCCATACAGCAGCATATGATGCCGTTATTTCAGAGTATATGACAGAGCTTGCCGATGAAGAAAATCCTGAATCATTGACTGTTACCTATGAATTGAAACAGTCGCTTCGTTATGGAGAAAATCCACATCAAAAAGCTGCATTTTATAAAAAACCGCTTGGTTCCGTTTTCTCAATTGCAGAAGCGAATCAATTACATGGAAAAGAACTTTCATACAACAACATTAATGATGCTGATGCAGCACTTCAAATCGTTAAAGAATTCAATGAGCCAGCTGCCGTTGCAGTCAAACATATGAATCCTTGCGGCGTCGGTGTCGGTGCGACCATTTTGGAAGCATATGAAAAAGCTTATGAGGCAGATGCCACTTCCATTTTCGGCGGGATCATCGCTTTGAACCGTGAAGTTGATAAGGCGACTGCGGAGAAGCTTCATGAAATTTTCCTTGAAATCATCATTGCTCCTGGGTTTACACAAGAGGCAGTGGAAGTATTGACAAGCAAGAAAAACCTTCGTTTATTAACGATCGATTTCGACGCGGTTAAAAAGCCTGAACGCAAATTGACATCCATTGAAGGCGGATTACTTATTCAAGATCGGGATGCACATAGCTTAAAGGATGCTGAGATAAAAGTGGCAACTAAGCGTGAGCCTACCCCTGAAGAGTGGAAAGCCATGGAGCTTGGCTGGAAAATCGTGAAACATGTCAAGTCGAATGCAATAGTGGTTAGTAACGATCAAATGACATTAGGTGTTGGCGCAGGTCAAATGAACCGTGTGGGAGCTGCAAAAATTGCTCTGGAACAAGCTGGGGATAGAGCGACAGGAAGTGCATTGGCATCAGATGCTTTCTTCCCAATGGATGATACTGTAGAAGCGGCAGCGAAAGCGGGCGTCACGGCAATCATTCAGCCTGGTGGATCTGTTAAAGATGAGGATTCAATCAAGAAAGCTGATGAATATGGGATTACGATGGTGTTTACAGGAATTCGTCACTTTAAACATTAATCAAAAATGAGGTGCGATAATGAATGTATTAGTAATTGGCCGGGGCGGCAGGGAGCATGCCATAGCCCGCAAACTATTTGAAAGTAAACGGGTTGGGACTGTTTTTGCAGCACCGGGAAATCCAGGGATGACCGATGTAGCGACTCTTGTTCCGATTGATGAAAACAATCACGGGGATTTGGTTGCCTTTGCCAAGAAGAATGCAGTTTCATTAACCGTGATCGGGCCCGAAACCCCATTGTTGAATGGACTTACCGATGATTTTACGGAGGCAGGATTACAGGTATTTGGCCCTAATGGCCGTGCTGCAGTCATCGAGGGGAGTAAATCCTTTGCTAAAGATTTAATGAAGAACTACAGCATTCCGACAGCAGAATATGAAACATTTTCTGATTATGATTCAGCAAAGGCATATATCGAAAAAATGGGTGCACCCATCGTCATTAAAGCGGATGGTTTGGCTGCAGGAAAAGGTGTCGTAGTTGCCATGACGATGGAAGAAGCGTTAGACGCCATCCATGATATGCTAGTCGGAGCAAAGTTCGGCGAAGCATCTGCCAAAGTCGTTATTGAGGAATTCCTTGATGGTGAGGAATTTTCATTGATGGCATTCGTTAATGGGGAAAAAGTGTATCCGATGGTCATTGCTCAAGATCATAAGCGGGTTTTTGATGGAGATCAGGGTCCGAACACAGGTGGAATGGGTGCCTACTCACCGGTGCCGCAAATTTCCGATGAAATGATTCAGACCGCAGTCGAAACAATTCTTAAGCCCACGGTAAATGCGATGATTTCGGAGAATCGGAGTTTTACAGGAATATTATATGCCGGGTTGATCGCTACCGAAAAAGGCACAAAAGTCATTGAGTTCAATGCCCGTTTTGGCGATCCTGAAACGCAAGTTGTTTTACCGCGCCTAAAAACAGATTTCGTAGATACGCTTGAAGCGGTTCTTTCTGGAGAGGATTTAGAACTTGAGTGGCATGAAGAGGCCGTTCTTGGAGTGGTCGTCGCAGCTGATGGATATCCAGGGGAATATAAAAAGGGTTCTATCATTAAAGGCTTGGAAAAAATTGATCCGAACGCCCATGTTTACCATGCTGGAACGGCTCTCGATAGTGAGGGGAATTTCATCTCGAATGGCGGACGTGTACTTCTGGTTGCTGCAAAAGGGAAAGATTTGTCATCTGCCCAAGCTGAAGTATATAAAGAGTTAGGGCATATTGAGAAAGACGGCTTATTCTGGCGAACGGATATTGGCTACCGTGCAATAAAATACAATTTTTCATCATAATATAAAGAAGCTGACTCTAAGCGGAGTCAGCTTCTTCTTTAGAAAAAACTTAATATGAATCAGATTGATTAGTGTGCTTCTCCTGTTTTGGTTCATTCTTCATTAAGTTTTGTCCGTTTTCCATTGCATCGACAACAGGACAATATCGGAGAATGCCTTCGCCTATTTTCATGGCAGAAAGCATGACCACAAATATATAAGATTGGTTTTTCCATGGTTTTTTTACCATTTTAGCCATAGCCCATGTTAGCAATGTAAAACCACAGGTAATTCGCATTAATGCATTTATTATACTGATATTTTGTTTAAACTTCACTTAAAGTCCATCCCTTCACAAAAATTTAACAATATTCTGGTTAACATTACTGTTCTAATGAGGCAAGTATGTTACTATGAAATAAAATTGGATTGAAAATGGTTTTTTTCATACATCTGTTTCTATAAAATTATGGGGGAATGTTTATGCTTGAACAGCGCTATAGATGGAAAAATAAACATCTAAGAGAACATATAGATGTGCTGGATGGCAATAGGGCACCACACATTCTGCTTAAAAATACGACTTATTTAAATCAGGCATTACGAAAATGGGTAAAAGCGAATATATGGATATATGATGATCGCATCGTATATGTCGGCGATAAGCTTCCTGATAATATAGACCGCTGTGAAATGGTAGACTGTACAAACCAGTACTTAGTCCCGGGTTATATTGAGCCGCATTCACACCCTTCTCAATTATATAATCCCCTTTCTTTTTCACGTTATGCATCTCATTTTGGCACAACGACATTGATCAATGATAACTTGCCGTTTCTATTGCAGTTAGATAAAAAGAAAGCGTTTTCTCTTTTGAAAGAATTACGTAACATTCCTGTAACAATGTATTGGTGGAGCCGTTTTGACGGACAAACGGAATTGATCGATGAAGATATGGTCTTTTCCCACGGGGCCGTTAAATCATGGCTGGAGCATGATGCCGTATTACAGGGCGGGGAACTAACTGGATGGCCGAAGCTTCTCGATGGGGATGACATGATGCTGCACTGGATCCAGGAAGCAAAGCGTATGAGAAAGAAAATAGAAGGACACTTTCCAGGTGCTTCAGAGAAGACTTTAGCAAAAATGACCCTGTTCGGCGCCGATTGTGATCATGAGGCAATGACAGGTGAAGAAGTGATGTCACGCTTGCTGCAGGGCTATTATGTATCGTTAAGACATTCTTCGATCCGGCCGGATTTACCAAAGATGATACAGGAAATCCATG
The DNA window shown above is from Peribacillus sp. FSL P2-0133 and carries:
- the purF gene encoding amidophosphoribosyltransferase, encoding MLAEIRSLNEECGVVGVWGHPDAAQLAYYGLHSLQHRGQEGAGIVVTDGEQMSISKGEGLVTEIFTAEKMQALSGTGKAAIGHVRYTTAGGGGYQNVQPFLFNSHTGGLALAHNGNIVNAHQLKAQLEGQGSIFQTTSDTEVLAHLIKRSGYSDVRDSVKNSLSMLKGAYAFVIMTENQMIMARDPHGFRPLSLGKIGDAYFAASETCALDIVGAEFIRDIEPGELVVINDEGITSEYFSLSSQQAMCTMEYVYFSRPDSNIDGINVHTARKNLGKQMALETKIEADVVTGVPDSSISAAIGYAEAAGIPYEMGLIKNRYVGRTFIQPSQSLREQGVKMKLSPVRGVVEGKRVIMVDDSIVRGTTSRRIVRMLKDAGAKEVHVVISSPPIKNPCFYGIDTSKKEELIANSKSVEEIREIIGADSLTFLSVEGMVEAIGRPFPGETRGSCLACFTGNYPTEIFEYEREKTKC
- the purN gene encoding phosphoribosylglycinamide formyltransferase, producing MKRLAVFASGNGSNFQSIAEAIKSGKLEAEICLVVCDREDAYVLERAKLEKIDSFSFSAKNYSNKTEYESEIFEKLRQYEIEFIILAGYMRLIGPTLLQKYSQRIVNIHPSLLPSFPGKDAIGQAFDAGVKETGVTVHYVDDGMDTGPVIAQKAVPILEGDTKDILQKRIQEMEHDLYPSVLQDICHKKLT
- the purH gene encoding bifunctional phosphoribosylaminoimidazolecarboxamide formyltransferase/IMP cyclohydrolase — protein: MKKRALISVSDKTGIVEFAQGLIEAGFEIISTGGTKKTLQDNGIEVIGISDVTGFPEILDGRVKTLHPNVHGAVLAKHDDKSHAAQLAEHNIEPIQLVCVNLYPFQATISKPEVTVEDAIENIDIGGPTMLRSSAKNHEYVTVIVDSNDYPTVLAELKQNGGVSKTTNRRLAAKVFRHTAAYDAVISEYMTELADEENPESLTVTYELKQSLRYGENPHQKAAFYKKPLGSVFSIAEANQLHGKELSYNNINDADAALQIVKEFNEPAAVAVKHMNPCGVGVGATILEAYEKAYEADATSIFGGIIALNREVDKATAEKLHEIFLEIIIAPGFTQEAVEVLTSKKNLRLLTIDFDAVKKPERKLTSIEGGLLIQDRDAHSLKDAEIKVATKREPTPEEWKAMELGWKIVKHVKSNAIVVSNDQMTLGVGAGQMNRVGAAKIALEQAGDRATGSALASDAFFPMDDTVEAAAKAGVTAIIQPGGSVKDEDSIKKADEYGITMVFTGIRHFKH
- a CDS encoding YgaP-like transmembrane domain produces the protein MKFKQNISIINALMRITCGFTLLTWAMAKMVKKPWKNQSYIFVVMLSAMKIGEGILRYCPVVDAMENGQNLMKNEPKQEKHTNQSDSY
- the purD gene encoding phosphoribosylamine--glycine ligase; amino-acid sequence: MNVLVIGRGGREHAIARKLFESKRVGTVFAAPGNPGMTDVATLVPIDENNHGDLVAFAKKNAVSLTVIGPETPLLNGLTDDFTEAGLQVFGPNGRAAVIEGSKSFAKDLMKNYSIPTAEYETFSDYDSAKAYIEKMGAPIVIKADGLAAGKGVVVAMTMEEALDAIHDMLVGAKFGEASAKVVIEEFLDGEEFSLMAFVNGEKVYPMVIAQDHKRVFDGDQGPNTGGMGAYSPVPQISDEMIQTAVETILKPTVNAMISENRSFTGILYAGLIATEKGTKVIEFNARFGDPETQVVLPRLKTDFVDTLEAVLSGEDLELEWHEEAVLGVVVAADGYPGEYKKGSIIKGLEKIDPNAHVYHAGTALDSEGNFISNGGRVLLVAAKGKDLSSAQAEVYKELGHIEKDGLFWRTDIGYRAIKYNFSS
- the purM gene encoding phosphoribosylformylglycinamidine cyclo-ligase yields the protein MANAYKQAGVDIEAGYEAVNRMKKHVKRTFRPEVMNGLGGFGGMFDLSSLNLKEPVLISGTDGVGTKLLLAFMMDKHDTIGVDCVAMCVNDVVVQGAAPLYFLDYIACGKADPERIEMIVKGIADGCEQAGCALIGGETAEMPGMYETEEYDVAGFTVGAVEKSRLITGEAISAGDVVIGLASSGIHSNGYSLVRKILLEDSGMGLHDFVPELDCKLGEELLKPTKIYVKSVLSTLEKFEVNGLAHITGGGFIENIPRILPEGCGVEIELGSWEIPTIFSFLEEKGNLVKEEMFNIFNMGIGMTAVVKKEVASDVLAHLRSCGEEASVIGTVVDGNGVSFK